AAGCCGTGCCGGCGCGATGGGCTCGTCGCACTCTTCACACGTGCCGTAGTCGCCGCCACGAAGGCGCTCGAGAGCCTCGGCGAGGCGGTTGGCACGCGCGACCAGGAGACTGCGGGTGGCGAAGTTCATCTCGCGGTCTTCATTGACCTGGATGACGTCGACTTCATCGGCCAGCTGCGTGTCACCCACCCGGCTCATCACGTCCACGGACAGGACCGGGCCGCCCATGTGGCGGAGCCGCTCCACCGTCCGGCTCAGTTCCGACTCCAGCCTCTTCTTGACCTCGTTCATGTCGGTTCTCCCTCCTGAGCGGTGACCGTATAGCCTTCCCCGCTCGGCTTGCCGAGGCATTGCTG
The nucleotide sequence above comes from Candidatus Methylomirabilota bacterium. Encoded proteins:
- a CDS encoding TraR/DksA family transcriptional regulator, which gives rise to MNEVKKRLESELSRTVERLRHMGGPVLSVDVMSRVGDTQLADEVDVIQVNEDREMNFATRSLLVARANRLAEALERLRGGDYGTCEECDEPIAPARLRAMPEVRTCVRCQDRIERMSRHLQAVGAGLDGEEPEEE